Proteins co-encoded in one Cynocephalus volans isolate mCynVol1 chromosome 11, mCynVol1.pri, whole genome shotgun sequence genomic window:
- the CEP15 gene encoding centrosomal protein 15: MTSLFTQEIRLSKRHVISQRLMLLQQMENKCGDQNTEKASQLQAAEIAFKRNLSLLKDIEAAEKSLQTRIHPLPLSEVVSLETRYWASVEEYIPKWEQFLLGRKPYPICTENQNEAENTIQNEAQQ, translated from the exons ATGACTTCCTTGTTCACTCAAGAAATTCGCCTTTCTAAAAGAcatgtaa TATCACAAAGATTAATGTTACTTCAACaaatggagaataaatgtggaGATCAAAACACAGAAAAGGCATCTCAGCTGCAAGCAGCTGAGATTGCTTTTAAAAGGAATCTTAGTCTTTTAAAG GATATAGAAGCAGCAGAAAAGTCTCTGCAGACTAGGATTCACCCACTTCCACTGTCTGAAGTGGTTTCTCTTGAG actcGTTACTGGGCATCAGTAGAAGAATATATTCCCAAATGGGAACAGTTTCTTCTAGGAAGAAAACCATATCCTATTTGTACTGAAAATCAAAATGAGGCAGAAAATACCATTCAAAATGAGGCACAGCAATAA